A part of Apodemus sylvaticus chromosome 19, mApoSyl1.1, whole genome shotgun sequence genomic DNA contains:
- the Smim40 gene encoding small integral membrane protein 40, whose product MAEEEGGVEEGDIFLAFAQGPTPPRGPLRRALDKVFLTFLVLFLTLLMLEAAYKLLWPLPWGKFRDWLLRTPEEEAALEL is encoded by the coding sequence ATGGCGGAGGAGGAGGGAGGCGTGGAGGAGGGGGACATATTCCTGGCATTTGCCCAGGGTCCCACTCCTCCTCGGGGGCCCCTGCGACGCGCTTTGGACAAGGTCTTCCTCACCTTCTTGGTCCTCTTCCTGACACTGCTGATGCTGGAGGCTGCTTACAAACTGCTGTGGCCCCTGCCATGGGGCAAGTTTCGGGACTGGCTCCTGAGGACCCCCGAGGAGGAGGCAGCTCTGGAACTGTGA